From a region of the Triticum aestivum cultivar Chinese Spring chromosome 7D, IWGSC CS RefSeq v2.1, whole genome shotgun sequence genome:
- the LOC123165788 gene encoding AUGMIN subunit 3 has translation MSGAALCAALTELGFDGEDPLDADALEWPFQYEEARPLLAWICSCLRPSNVLSPSHLSQYEQLVEEGRLLEGEDLDSAFDSISAFSSKKDNQEAVFEAEETILDIREAKLAYRAEVFELQRQLARQQAQFDMLAGQASSLIQGRRARVSAMSAVSVQLISLDEILSSRNLEMNAVLGRITATTQELAHYHSGDEDSIYLAYSDFHPYVIGDLACTKELNRWFSKQFEKGPFRLVAEEGKSKCSWVSLDDITNGLTRGDSEKSHHHQRVTELQRLRSIFATSERQWIEAQVENAKQQAILQILKSQVSSDEAHIHRDIHSLRRKSSELAGEFSTLTQKVQPFISETIPCLCSELAQLQGTYILQGDYDLKVMRQEYYINRQKTFINHLVNQLARHQFLKIACQLERKHIASAHALLRVIESELHSYLSAVNARLGHCNSLIQAASEVREQGAIDDRDTFLHAVRDLLCIHSNSQAAVPTYMSAHALVQQISALQSDLLSLQSELETTLPADRKRCINELCTLIQTVEQLLFASSTTAEPVLTPWPLMRALDDMENANAQVEVAVEEVTKARTQKIKIFENRAHEVGRERQVFVDFFSNHERLKNQVRELTSRVKALQE, from the exons ATGAGCGGGGCGGCGCTGTGCGCGGCGCTGACGGAGCTGGGGTTCGACGGGGAGGACCCGCTGGACGCGGACGCGCTCGAGTGGCCCTTCCAGTACGAGGAGGCCCGCCCGCTGCTCGCCTGGATCTGCTCCTGCCTCCGCCCCTCCAACGTCCTCTCCCCCTCCCACCTCTCCCA GTATGAGCAACTCGTGGAAGAGGGAAGACTGCTAGAG GGTGAGGATTTGGACTCTGCTTTTGATAGTATTTCAGCCTTTTCAAGCAAGAAAGACAATCAAGAGGCTGTCTTTGAAGCAGAAGAAACTATTCTTGACATTCG AGAAGCAAAACTAGCATATAGAGCTGAAGTTTTTGAGTTGCAGAGGCAGCTTGCAcggcagcaagcacaatttgataTGCTTGCAGGGCAAGCATCTTCGCTTATTCAAGGCAGACGAGCACGTGTATCAGCTATGTCTGCAGTTAGCGTGCAACTTATATCACTAGATGAGATACTTTCATCCAGAAACTTGGAG ATGAATGCAGTTCTTGGAAGAATTACTGCTACAACCCAAGAATTGGCACATTATCATTCAGGAGATG AGGACAGTATATACTTGGCATATTCAGACTTCCATCCGTATGTTATTGGGGATTTGGCTTGTACAAAGGAGCTAAACCGGTGGTTCTCGAAGCAATTTGAGAAG GGGCCATTTCGACTTGTTGCCGAGGAGGGAAAATCGAAATGTTCCTGGGTGAGTCTTGATGACATCACAAATGGCCTGACAAGAG GAGATTCTGAAAAATCTCATCATCACCAACGTGTGACTGAGTTGCAACGACTTCGTTCGAT ATTTGCTACAAGTGAAAGACAATGGATTGAAGCACAAGTTGAGAATGCTAAACAACAGGCCATACTCCAAATTTTAAAATCTCAAGTATCCTCCGACGAGGCTCACATACATAGGGATATACATTCTCTTAG GAGAAAAAGTTCTGAGCTTGCTGGAGAATTCTCAACACTTACTCAAAAGGTGCAGCCTTTCATATCTGAG ACCATACCATGCCTTTGTTCGGAACTTGCTCAACTTCAAGGCACATATattttgcaag GTGATTACGATTTAAAGGTCATGCGCCAGGAATACTATATCAACAGGCAGAAAACT TTCATCAACCACTTGGTTAATCAGCTTGCTAGACACCAATTTCTGAAGATTGCTTGCCAACTTGAAAGGAAGCACATAGCCAGTGCCCACGCATTGCTTAGAGTCATAGAATCTGAGCTACATAGCTACTTATCGGCAGTCAACGCCCGTCTG GGCCATTGCAATTCATTAATTCAAGCTGCGTCTGAGGTACGTGAACAAGGAGCAATTGATGATCGTGACACTTTCCTCCATGCAGTGCGAGATCTACTATGTATTCACTCAA ATTCCCAAGCAGCAGTACCAACATACATGTCAGCACATGCTTTAGTTCAGCAGATATCGGCACTTCAATCTGACTTGCTTTCTCTTCAGTCTGAACTTGAAACTACTCTTCCAGCTGACAGGAAAAGATGTATCAATGAGCT ATgcactctgattcaaacagttgAACAACTTCTATTTGCATCGTCAACAACTGCAGAACCAGTATTGACGCCCTGG CCACTGATGCGAGCACTTGATGATATGGAAAATGCCAATGCTCAAGTTGAAGTTGCTGTTGAAGAAGTAACCAAGGCTCGCACTCAAAAGATAAAG ATCTTTGAAAATCGCGCACATGAGGTGGGGAGGGAAAGGCAGGTGTTTGTTGATTTCTTCAGCAACCACGAGCGTCTCAAGAATCAAGTCAGAGAGCTGACCTCCCGCGTGAAAGCTCTCCAGGAATGA